The sequence TAAGATCACAGACACCGTCTCGGTCTTCGGCCAGTTCAGCCAGGGTTTCAAGTCCCCGGAACTGCTTCAGCTCTACCGGGAAGACCAGAGTTCCGCCTCCCGCGGCTATATCAGCCTGTCCAATCCGGAGCTGGAGCCGGAAAGCAGTGATTCCTTCGAGGCCGGGTTCCGCATCAACAGCAAGGCCGCCAGCTTTGAACTGACCGGTTTCTATAATGAATATGACAACTTCATCGAGCAGACTGTTGATCGCTCCGGCACGCCAACCGTCTACCAGTATGTGAACTACAATGAAGCCACCATCAAGGGTGTCGAGGCGCGGGCCGCGCTGTGGCTCGATCAACTGGTCGGCGCCCCCCAAGGCATGGCCTTTCAGGCCGCTGTTGCCTGGGCCGAGGGTGATACAACAATCGACGGCGAGGAAATTCCGCTCGATTCCGTCTCCCCGACCAAGGCGGTGTTCGGCCTGACCTATGACTCCCCCGATGAGGTCTGGGGCGCCGGAGTTAACCTGACCCTGGTGGGGGCCAAGGACATTGAGGATGTGTCTGACGAAAGCTATTTCGCTCCGGACAGCTTTGCCCTGGTCGACCTGACCGCCTATTACAACATCACGCCGGACCTGGCGCTCCGCGCGGCGGTCTTCAACCTGACCGACAAGGAATACTGGCTGTGGGAAGACGTGCGCGGCTATAACGCCGAGACCAGCTATCTGCAGCGCTACACCCAGCCGGGCCGCAATGTCTCGGTCAGCCTGAAATACAGCTTCTGAACCCATCCAACTCCAGAGGTAATAGCCCCGTCATTTTACCGGCGGGGCTTTTTTTCGCCCTTTTATTGCCTCCAGGCCCCTTGTTTTTACATCATACTGCCGTAAAATATATTTTAATTCTTCTTCAAAACAGGAGAGACTGACATGCGCCTCTTTGTTTCCCTCTTTTTCACCCTTTCCCTCACTCTTCTCGCCGTGACCGCAGTCCGGGCGGAGCCGACTGAAGTTTCCATTCGCGTGCTGAGCAAGGATGCCAAATTTATCGGCAGTTCCATGGGCGGCATGCGCATCACCCTGCGCGACGCCATGACCGGCGAGATTCTCGCCACCGGCGTGACCAGTGGCGGCACCGGCAACACCAAGCTGCTGATGCACAAGGACGGCGGCCGGCGCGCCGTGATGGTGGACGAGAAAGCCGGCGGCTTTCACACGACCCTCGACCTCGAGGAGCCCCGCCTTATTGAGGTGGAGGCCTATGGCCCTCTCGCCCAGCTGCAGGGCGCCCACCGCGTGGTCTCCAGCCAGTGGGTCCTGCCAGGCAAACATATCACCAGCGGCAACGGCTGGGTCCTGGAACTGCCAGGCTTTGTGGTCGATATCCTGTCCCCGCCCGCGGCCCTGAAAATGTCCAATGATACCAAGGTAGTGAAAATCAATGCCAATGTGGTGATGATGTGCGGCTGCCACACGGAACCGGACGGTACTTGGGACAGCAGCAAATTTGAAATCAAGGCGCTCATCACCCACAACGGCAAGAAATACGGCACCCTGGACATGGTCTATAGCGGCCCGAGAAGCCAGTATACCACCAGCCTGCCTGTCGATAAGCCAGGCCTCTACGGGGTCACCGTCTACGCCTATGATCCGGACAACGGCAATACCGGCCTCGGCCGGACAACCTTTGAAATCCTGGCCAAATAAAGGGGGAAATCCATGCGGAACCTGAAAAAAATACTGTTGATGACCGGACTGGTCCTTTTAACTTTCGTCTCCGGCACGCAGGCGCAGGAAAAACCGTCGATCCTGACGGTCGTCACCAGCCCGGATGTCCAGACCCAGGGCATGGCTTTTGTGCTCAGCATCCAGTCGGTCCAGCAGGGCGCCCAGGTGCGGGTGCTGCTGTGCGGCCCGGCCGGGGACCTGGCCCTGAAAGGGGCAGCGGAAACCAAACTGAAGCCCAAGGGCATGAGCCCGCAGATGCTGATGAGCAAGCTGATCACCCTGGGAGCGACGGTGGAGGTCTGCGCCCTCTACCTGCCCAATGCGGACAAGACACCGGCCGACCTGGTTGACGGCGTCGGCGTCGCCAAACCGCCGGCCATCGCCGCCGCCATGCTGGCGCCCGACACCCGGCTGTTCACCTTCTGAGTCATTCCCCGGCAGGTGCCGGGATAGCCTCCTTGAGCCGGCGGTAGTTGTCGGTGCGGAATTCGTCGATCAGTTCATCCAGGTCCGCATCCTCCACGCCGAGGGATTTCAGGGAAATAGCGCCGAGCTGCAGGCTGGCCTCGACGGTTTCCGGCACCACCTGCACGCCAAGTCCGGCGTAGTTTTCCGCAGTCGGGACATCCCGGGCCCGGGTAATGATCGGCAGGCCCGGCCGCATGCGGCGGACGGCGCGGATGGTCTTCTCGGCGGCCTGGGGATTATCCAGGGTCACCACCATCAGCTTGATCTTGTCAATGCCGATCGCCTGCAGGATTTCCTGGCGGCTGGCGTCGCCGAAATAGAGCTCATTGCCCAGATTTCGCCCCTTGGAGACATGTTCCACATTCATATCCACTGCCAGCCAAGGTTCGTCCACGGCGGACAAGAGCCGGCCGATGGTCTCGCCTACCCGGCCATAGCCGGCAATCACGACTTTTTGTTCTTCGCGCTCCGCCACCTCTTTGGTGATGGCCACATCCTTGCCGGCGGCGCCGAGCGCCAGCCAGTCGCCCAGCTTCATCATCAGCGGGGTCAGGGCCATGGACAATACCACCACGCTGAGCAGCACTTCCAGCGCCCCGGTCGGCAGCACTCCGTTGCTGTCGGCCAGGGTAAACAGGATAAAGCCGAATTCCCCGGACTGGGACAGCAGGAAGGCGGCGCGGAAGGCCGCCGGCGTATCGAGCCGGAACAGGCGGGCCAGCATGAAAATCAGGGCCGCCTTGGTGGCCATCAGGGCGATAGTGCCGCCGATCACCAGACCGATATCCTGGGCCACCGCCACCACATTGATCGCCATGCCCACACTCATGAAAAACAGGCCCAGCAACAGGCCGCGGAAGGGCTCGACATCGGCCTCGATCTGGTGGCGGAATTCATTGCCCGACAACAGCATGCCGGCGATAAAGGCGCCCATAGCCATGGACAGGCCAGCCAGTTCCATCGCCATGGCGATGCCCAGCACCAGCAGCAGCGCCGCCGCCGTGAACACTTCCTTGATCCGGGTGCGGGCAATCAGCTTCAGGGTCGGTCCGATCAGGAAATGCCCGCCGACCAGGGTGGCGAGGAATATACCTCCCGCTTCCAGCACGGCAAGCTCCATACTGGCTGCCGACCCGAACCCGCCGGCCGCCGCCATCGGCACCAGCGCCAGCAGCGGCACCACCGACAGGTCCTGGAACAGCAGCACGGAAAAGCTGGCCCGGCCCCAGTTGGCCGTGAGCTGGTGACGTTCCGCCAGGATCTGCACCCCGAACGCCGTGGAGGATAAGGCAAGGCCGAAGCCCATGATCACCGCCACCGGCGGCGTCAGGGACAGGGCATAATAGACCCCGACCGAGAATATCAGGCCGGTGATCACCAGTTGCGCCCCGCCGAAACCAAAGACAAAGCGGCGCATGACCCAGAGACGCTGCGGTTTGATTTCAATGCCGATCAGGAACAGCAGGAACACCACGCCCAGCTCGCCGATATGATGGATGGTGTCCATATTCTGCACCAGCGCCAGCCCGTTGGGCCCGATCACCGCTCCGGCCGCCAGGTAGCCGAGCGTGGCGCCCAGGCGGATACGGGTGAAGATCAGGACGGCCACCACGGCGGCAGCGAGAAGGACAAGGAGCTCAATCATTTACTGTGGACACCCCGGATAAGATTTATCTCTCTGTCCATGCTAGACAAAAGTTTGTTGCGCCGCAAGAAAAGTCGGACCAGAAAAAAATAGAGAGCCTAGTGGAAATTGCGCCCTTCCGGCAGGGTGCGGCGCAGGGCCCTGAGCGACGGGTCGCTCACCGATTGTTCCTCAGCAATGACATCGGACAGCCGGTCGTCGAGGCTGATAATTTCGTCGACGATCACATGCATCACCTCCTGCTCCCGCTGCAGGGTGCCGGTGATGCCGACAATGCGGGAGGTGAGCAGCACCCGGCGGTAATTCTCGAACACCCGGGGCCAGACGATGGCGTTGGCGACCGCGGTTTCATCCTCGAGGGTGAGGAAAATCACCCCGCTGGCGGTGCCCGGTCGTTGCCGCACCAGCACCAGTCCGGAGATGCTCACGGTTTGCTCCGCCGGATGGCTGGCGAGCTCGCTGTTCTCCAGATAGCCCTCCCGCCGCAGCCCCGTGCGGATGAAAGACACCGGATGGGCTTTCAGGGACAATCGCAGGGTGGCGTAATCCTCCATGACATTTTCCCCGGGGCAAAGCCGCGGCAGCGCCACTTCCTGCTCCCGCTGCAGGATCATGTCCTGCTTCCTGGCCGCGGCATAAAGCGGCAGGTCCTCGACCGCGCTCCTCTGCCCCGTCGGCGCGCCGAGGCCCTGCACCGCCCACAATGCCTCGCGCCTGTTGAGGCCGAGCGAGCTGAAGCCGTCGGCATGGGCCAGCCGCTCCAGGGTCGAGACCGAAAGCCCGGTGCGGAAATAAAGGTCGCGGACACTGTCATAGCCGCGCTCGCGCAGGCTGGTGAGGGTTGCCATTTCCTGCTCCTGCACCCCCTTGATCTGGCGGAAGCCGAGCCGGAGCGCGAGCCCCTCTTGCGCTTCCTCCAGCAGGTGGTCCCAGCTGCTCAGGTTGATGTCGGGCGGCAGCACTTTGCCGCCGTGCTCGCGCAAATCCCTCACAATCGAGCCCGAGGAATAAAAGCCCATGGGCAGGCTGTTGAGCAGGGCGCAGGCGAAGGCGAGCGGATAATGGCATTTGAGCCAGCTCGAGACATAGGCCAAAAGGGCGAAGCTCGCCGAATGGCTTTCCGGGAAACCGTAATCGCTGAAGCCTTCAATCTGCTTGAAGCAGCGTTCGGCAAAGTCGCAGCTATAGCCCCGCTGTTCCATGCCGCTGATGAATTTATCGCGGAAATGGCCGATGGTGCCGGTGCGGCGGAAGGTGGCCATGGCCCGGCGCAGCTGGTCGGCTTCGCCCGGGCTGAACCCCGCGCCGACAATGGCGATGCTCATGGCCTGTTCCTGGAACAGCGGCACGCCCAGGGTCTTGCCGAGGATATTTTCCAGTTCCCTGGACGGATAGCTGACCTGCTCCAGCCCCTGGCGGCGCCTGAGGTAGGGATGGACCATATCGCCCTGGATCGGGCCCGGGCGGACGATGGCGATCTCGATCACCAGGTCATAAAAATTGCGCGGCCGGAGCCGGGGCAGCATGGACATCTGGGCCCGGCTTTCGATCTGGAACACGCCGACCGTATCGGCCTTGCAGATCATGTCATAAACCGCCGGGTCCTCCGCCGGCACGGTGGCGAGGCTGAGCGACCGGTCATAATGCTCCTCCAGCAACCCAAAGGCCTTCCGGATACAGGTCAGCATGCCAAGCGACAACACGTCGATCTTGAGAATCCGCAGCGCCGCCAGGTCGTCCTTGTCCCATTCCACATGGGTGCGCTCCGCCATGGCCGCATTGGCGACGGGGCAGATATCCTCGAGACTGTCGCGGGTGATGACAAAGCCGCCCACATGCTGGGACAAATGGCGGGGAAAGCCCAAGAGCTCGCCCGCCAGCTTCAGGGTCTGGCGCAGCCGCACGTCGGAAAAATCGAGCCCGCTGTCCCGCATATGCTCGGCCTTGGGGATCCGCACCGACCAGTCCCAGCCGATGGTACCAAGCGCGTTGATCACATCCTCCGACAGGCCCATGGCCTTGCCCACTTCGCGCACCGCCATCTTGGTGCGGTAACTGACCACGGTGGCGGCGATGCCGGCACGGTGACGGCCGTATTTCTGATAAATATACTGGATCACCTCTTCCCGCCGTTCATGCTCGAAATCCACATCAATGTCCGGCGGCTCGTTGCGCTCGGCCGAGATGAAACGCTCAAACAGCAGGTCAATGCGGGCCGGGTCGACCGAAGTGATGCCGAGACAGTAACAGACCGCCGAATTGGCCGCCGAGCCCCGGCCCTGGCACAGGATGTCGCGGCTGCGGGCGAAGCGCACCAGGTCATAGACGGTGAGAAAATAGGGCGCATAATCGAGCTCGCCGATCAGCCGGAGTTCATGCGCCAGGGTGTTTTTGATTTTATCGGGGGGTCCCTCGGGCCAGCGCGCTGCCGCGCCGATCCAGGTCAGCCGTTCCAGCTCCGCCTGCGGGCTCGCACTGTCGCCGGCCGGTTCGTCAGGATATTGGTAAGCGAGCTCATCAAGGCTGAACGTACACAGCTCCGCCACCAGGGCGGTGCGCCGCACCGCCTCTTCATAGCCGCGGAAACGGCGGTACATTTCGGTCGGATGCTTGGGATAGCGTTCCGCATTGCTGTTCAGGATCAATCCGGCCTCATCGATAGTGACATGTTCGCGGATGCAGGTGAGGATATCCTGCAGCGGCCTGCGCCCCGGGGTGTGATAGAGCACGTCATTGGTGGCGAGCAGCTCGAGGCCGAGACTGTCCGCCAGCGCCGCCAGCTCCCGCAGCTCCCGCGCGTCATCCGTTTCATAGGCGCGCCGGGCGGCAAGATAGAGCGGTCCCGGCAGCAGGTCGCGGAGCCCCAAGAGCGTGTCCTGGAAACTCTCCGTCAGCTGGCGCGGCGGCAGGGCGATCAGCAGCATGTCCTGTTCCAGAAGTTTGAGGTCCTTAAGATAGAGCTCGCAACTGCCCTTTTCCGTCCGCCGGTTACCGAGGGTCAGCAGTTTGCTGAGCCTGCCGTAGGCGGCCCGGTCGCGGGGATAGCAGATCACCTCGAAGCCGCACATCAGCACCAGCCGCGCGCCGGCCAGCAGTTTGATCCCCTTCTCTTTCGCCGTGACATGGGCCCGCACCACGCCCGCGAGGCTGTTGCGGTCGGCGATACCCACAGCGGCATAACCCTGCCGCGCCGCCATCTCCACCAGTTCCTCCGGATGGGAGGCGCCGCGCAGGAAGCTGAAATTGCTGCGCGCCGCCAGCTCCGCATAGGGATAGTCGCGCCGGATATCGCTCTCATCACTCATGGGAACTTCTCTCATGGAAATAGGCCGTGCATATACCAGCGCACCTCCTCGCCCCGTTCGGTGAGGCCGGCGCGGAACATCCAGAAGCGGTGGCCCGCCTCATCCTCGAGCCGGAAATAATCCCGGGTCAGGCGCAGTTCCGCCGCCTCCTGGGCCCACCATTCCGGGGCGATCCGTTCCGGTCCCTCGGCCCGGGTCACCCGATGCGCCACCCGGCGCCAGGTGAAACGCACCGGCGGGCCGTCCGGAACCTCGGCCATGGCGCTCACTTCTTCCGGCCGCGCCAGCAGCAAGGGCGGCCGGGCCGGGCATGACCTGCCGAACAATTTCTGCAGATGGGCGGGCCAGTCAGTGTCCGCATCCTCGGACAAGGGGGCCAGGCGCTGGCTCCGCTCCGGGATATGGCTCTCGCGCGGCCGGAACAGGCGCAGGCTGTCGCGGCCGAGCCGGTTTTCGAACCGGTCCAAGAGCCGTTGCAAGGCTATAGGATTATGGGCCGCCGGGTCATGGGTGCCCGCGTTGTCCAGCCCGGTCTGCCAGGCCGCCTCCGGTTCGACCGCGAAGGCGCAGAGCATCATATGGTCATAACCGAAACCCACATTGGCTTCGTCCCACAACAAAGCCATGCGCTCGGCGAACAGCCGCATCAGATGCAGCTGTTCCAGCCCGGCCCGGCCGGTACGGACGGCAAGGCTTTGCACCTCGCCATCAACCCGGAACAGCCGGAAGTCAAACTGCCGCGCGCCCATGCCGTCCCGCTTCAGGAGCAGGAGGAGTTGCTCCAGCAGCCGTTCCAATACCTCTTTGATCTGCTCTTCCAGCAGCAGGGGCTCGAGGAAGCTCAAATGGCTGCGATAATCGGGCACCGGGCTTAACGGAGAGAGCGGTTCGGGCATCAGGCATAGCGCCTGTTCCAGCCGCCGTCGCAGGCCCTCGCCGTAGCGGGCGGCGAGCGGAATGCGCGGTTTGTCCAGGATCTGGCTGATGGTGCGGAAACCGACCTGGCCGAGACGGCGCAATGCTTCACCGTCGAGCCGGAGCGCCGGAAGCGGCAGGGGCGCGAGCGCTTTTCTTTCTTCACCCGGGGGCAGGATCAGCGGCCCCTCCCGGCCATAGCGGGCCAGCGCCCAGGCGGCGCCGATGCTGCCGGCCACCGCCAGTCGCGGGCTGAGCTCCAGTCGTTGAAGGCATGCTTGCATCTCTGCCAGCATATTCTCCTCGCCATCAAACAGATGATCGCAGCCCGAACTTTCCAGCAGCAGGCCGTCGGGCGGATCGGGCGTAACCCAGGGGCTGAAACGGACCAGGTAGCGGGCGAGACGCTCGAGATCATTCCGGTCCTGCTCCGGCTGTAGCTCCGCCACCTGCAACCCGGGGCAGAGTGCCCGGGCGTCGGTCAGCAATTGCCCGGCGCTGACCCCGGCGGCGCGCGCTTCACTGCTCACGGCCCGGACCCGGATGCCGCCCTGCTCAGGGGCGACCAATACCAGGGGCCCGTCGGCGCTCTCCCCCGTCCGGCGCCGGTAGCGCTCGATCGCCCAGTCCTTGAGCCATATGGAAATGATGCGTTTCATGGGACCAGCCTATCTCCCAGTGTGCCGGGCTTGCCCCCGGGCAGCGCAGGAGCTCCAGCCGCCAGCGGGCAGGCCCAAGCCCCGGCAGATAATGGTTGGGATGGGCGTCCGGCAGGCTCGGCCGGGCAGAAATGCGCCAGCGGCTTCTGGCGGCCGTGGCCCCGCCCGCTCCGTGCGGACGCAGCAGGAACAGCGGCCGGCCCCGCTCCCGCGCCCGGAGCGACAGGCGCTTGCTTTCGGTAAAACCATAACTCTTCTCCATTCCGAGTATCCCCGCCACCCCGGCGAGGCCGTCGCAGCCGAGGCCCTCCTCCAGCGCCCAGAGGAAGTCCGTCTCCCTCCTGAGGCGCAAATAGATCAGCCGGTTGGGATCGAGCCCCCGGGCCGCGAGCCCCGGGCCGTAGAGGGTGAGCCGCTCGCCCACCTTGGGCATGAGGTCGCAGACCAGCAGCGGGCCGGTGCTGCGCTTCTGAAACCGCGCCATCAGGCCTGCCAAGAACCCAAAAGCCGCCGCCCGGTCGCCGTAAGAGGCGGGCAGAAATTCATGCACGGCTTTGCGGTCCAGCCCGCCCTGCGGCAGATGGCCGTCGATCTCGGGAAGACCGAACGAGAGCACATCCCCCCCACTTCTGGATTCTTGGGCCGGCGGGACCTCCCCCGGCCCCGGAGAAGACGCTTTCCCCCGCGGTGTGACAAGCTGCAGATGACCCATGATCCCGTCCGAAACGACTCAAATGTTCATGTTTTGTTCTTTTTTAATATGAGAAACGGCTTAAAGAGTCAAGATGGCTGGTGCTGACGTACGAGCATAAGGGAAAAGATAGGGGGTGCAAAATTTCTAAACTAATAAGGACGTTATTTGCCTATGCTCTTATCTACCCCTTTCAATTGTTCATAAATTTCAATGACTTTAATGTTTGCCCAAATCAACCAAGATATCAGCAAGGTTACGCTAAATACGTACAAAAAACCAAGCCCAGATTTATCCAAAAGACTATTAGCTAAAAATAGTTCATAGAGATAATTGAGTGACCCCAGAAAAACACCTATTCCACTACCGACAATTGTTATCCGCAACAATGTATCTGGGAGTCCTCTTTTAAAGACAGGAGGGTATAACCACATGAACAACAATACAAAAATAGAGATTTTCACTGTGTGGGTTAAAAATAATCCAAAATCATAAGAGCTTCTGGTTTCAAAAAATAACGGCTGAATAGAAACAGTTATTATGCCCCCAAACACCATTCCCAGCCAGTATCCATAAACAATGCTATTTAGACTTTTCATCCCCCAATCCTTTCTCTTTACCCGTGCAAGCCGCCGTCGACTACCAGGCGGCTGCCGGTCATGAAGCTGCTCTGGTCGCTGGCGAGATAAAGCGCCGATTTGGCGATCTCCTCGGGCCGGGCATGGCGGCCGAGCGGGATGATCTCGTCGAGGAAGGCGCCCGCCTCCCGGCCGATCACGCTGCTGAGATCGCTTTCAATCTGGTCCTGGAAATCATTCTTGGTCGGCCCGGGATGGATGGTGTTGACCCTAATTTGACGCGGCGCCGCCTCCTTGGCCACCGAGCGCATCAGGCCGACCTGGGCGTGCTTGGCGGTGACATAGGCATAGGGCCCGGCTTCGCCCTGCAGGCCGACCACGCTGGAGGTGATGATGATGCTGCCACCGTCGCGCATGGCGGGCAGGCCGTA comes from Emcibacter nanhaiensis and encodes:
- a CDS encoding Y-family DNA polymerase, which gives rise to MKRIISIWLKDWAIERYRRRTGESADGPLVLVAPEQGGIRVRAVSSEARAAGVSAGQLLTDARALCPGLQVAELQPEQDRNDLERLARYLVRFSPWVTPDPPDGLLLESSGCDHLFDGEENMLAEMQACLQRLELSPRLAVAGSIGAAWALARYGREGPLILPPGEERKALAPLPLPALRLDGEALRRLGQVGFRTISQILDKPRIPLAARYGEGLRRRLEQALCLMPEPLSPLSPVPDYRSHLSFLEPLLLEEQIKEVLERLLEQLLLLLKRDGMGARQFDFRLFRVDGEVQSLAVRTGRAGLEQLHLMRLFAERMALLWDEANVGFGYDHMMLCAFAVEPEAAWQTGLDNAGTHDPAAHNPIALQRLLDRFENRLGRDSLRLFRPRESHIPERSQRLAPLSEDADTDWPAHLQKLFGRSCPARPPLLLARPEEVSAMAEVPDGPPVRFTWRRVAHRVTRAEGPERIAPEWWAQEAAELRLTRDYFRLEDEAGHRFWMFRAGLTERGEEVRWYMHGLFP
- a CDS encoding SDR family NAD(P)-dependent oxidoreductase, which codes for MSQLRDKVCIITGGAGSIGLASAELFAAEGAKVMLVDRNEEALAQAAARFEAANIEADQVMTAMADVGDAAEVKGFIDRTVERWGAIDVLFSNAGNAGVIAPLTDYPEDVFDSVYRVHVRGAFLCCKYGLPAMRDGGSIIITSSVVGLQGEAGPYAYVTAKHAQVGLMRSVAKEAAPRQIRVNTIHPGPTKNDFQDQIESDLSSVIGREAGAFLDEIIPLGRHARPEEIAKSALYLASDQSSFMTGSRLVVDGGLHG
- a CDS encoding monovalent cation:proton antiporter-2 (CPA2) family protein — protein: MIELLVLLAAAVVAVLIFTRIRLGATLGYLAAGAVIGPNGLALVQNMDTIHHIGELGVVFLLFLIGIEIKPQRLWVMRRFVFGFGGAQLVITGLIFSVGVYYALSLTPPVAVIMGFGLALSSTAFGVQILAERHQLTANWGRASFSVLLFQDLSVVPLLALVPMAAAGGFGSAASMELAVLEAGGIFLATLVGGHFLIGPTLKLIARTRIKEVFTAAALLLVLGIAMAMELAGLSMAMGAFIAGMLLSGNEFRHQIEADVEPFRGLLLGLFFMSVGMAINVVAVAQDIGLVIGGTIALMATKAALIFMLARLFRLDTPAAFRAAFLLSQSGEFGFILFTLADSNGVLPTGALEVLLSVVVLSMALTPLMMKLGDWLALGAAGKDVAITKEVAEREEQKVVIAGYGRVGETIGRLLSAVDEPWLAVDMNVEHVSKGRNLGNELYFGDASRQEILQAIGIDKIKLMVVTLDNPQAAEKTIRAVRRMRPGLPIITRARDVPTAENYAGLGVQVVPETVEASLQLGAISLKSLGVEDADLDELIDEFRTDNYRRLKEAIPAPAGE
- a CDS encoding error-prone DNA polymerase, whose amino-acid sequence is MSDESDIRRDYPYAELAARSNFSFLRGASHPEELVEMAARQGYAAVGIADRNSLAGVVRAHVTAKEKGIKLLAGARLVLMCGFEVICYPRDRAAYGRLSKLLTLGNRRTEKGSCELYLKDLKLLEQDMLLIALPPRQLTESFQDTLLGLRDLLPGPLYLAARRAYETDDARELRELAALADSLGLELLATNDVLYHTPGRRPLQDILTCIREHVTIDEAGLILNSNAERYPKHPTEMYRRFRGYEEAVRRTALVAELCTFSLDELAYQYPDEPAGDSASPQAELERLTWIGAAARWPEGPPDKIKNTLAHELRLIGELDYAPYFLTVYDLVRFARSRDILCQGRGSAANSAVCYCLGITSVDPARIDLLFERFISAERNEPPDIDVDFEHERREEVIQYIYQKYGRHRAGIAATVVSYRTKMAVREVGKAMGLSEDVINALGTIGWDWSVRIPKAEHMRDSGLDFSDVRLRQTLKLAGELLGFPRHLSQHVGGFVITRDSLEDICPVANAAMAERTHVEWDKDDLAALRILKIDVLSLGMLTCIRKAFGLLEEHYDRSLSLATVPAEDPAVYDMICKADTVGVFQIESRAQMSMLPRLRPRNFYDLVIEIAIVRPGPIQGDMVHPYLRRRQGLEQVSYPSRELENILGKTLGVPLFQEQAMSIAIVGAGFSPGEADQLRRAMATFRRTGTIGHFRDKFISGMEQRGYSCDFAERCFKQIEGFSDYGFPESHSASFALLAYVSSWLKCHYPLAFACALLNSLPMGFYSSGSIVRDLREHGGKVLPPDINLSSWDHLLEEAQEGLALRLGFRQIKGVQEQEMATLTSLRERGYDSVRDLYFRTGLSVSTLERLAHADGFSSLGLNRREALWAVQGLGAPTGQRSAVEDLPLYAAARKQDMILQREQEVALPRLCPGENVMEDYATLRLSLKAHPVSFIRTGLRREGYLENSELASHPAEQTVSISGLVLVRQRPGTASGVIFLTLEDETAVANAIVWPRVFENYRRVLLTSRIVGITGTLQREQEVMHVIVDEIISLDDRLSDVIAEEQSVSDPSLRALRRTLPEGRNFH
- a CDS encoding ImuA family protein yields the protein MARFQKRSTGPLLVCDLMPKVGERLTLYGPGLAARGLDPNRLIYLRLRRETDFLWALEEGLGCDGLAGVAGILGMEKSYGFTESKRLSLRARERGRPLFLLRPHGAGGATAARSRWRISARPSLPDAHPNHYLPGLGPARWRLELLRCPGASPAHWEIGWSHETHHFHMAQGLGDRALPAPDGGERRRAPGIGRP